The genomic window TGCCGGCAGCCCCATAACTCAGTGTAGCTCACTACCATAGGAAGCAGGCTCATTTTCCTGTCCACTCATATTGGACTTGGAATTAATATTTGACCTAATTAATTCGAGGTGACGAAGAATGACAAAATGTGATGGGGTCCCCACATACATTCAGATTGTCACCCCCAAACTTGCCATTTCAGGGCAACAACCTGCCCGCCTGGTTGCTAGCTAGCTAGGGATCTCTAAAAGGTCATTTGTCAGACTTGAGTGTCTctgaagggggtggggtgagtgGCACAGAGGCCATTTGGCTCAGCATCGCCTCCACAAAGGGCTGTGGATACTGACTCCAAATGAAGTCATACACGTGGTCACTGAGGCACTGACAGAGTTGAGGAAGACGTCCAGCACAAACAGCCATCTGGGTCCAGCCCTGGACCTCTGTCCAATAAGCACTATAACTTGATGTCGTCTTAAAGTCCTAAAAGTTGCCTTATATGCAGCAGAATGTTTTATTTATGCACCAAGCGCattcatttatataaataaatgtttataatttaCCACCACATCCCCCCTAATCTGGCCTTTCTCCATGgggcaaaaaataaaaccaaagaccTCAGAGACCCTGGAGGCCTGCACCCACCTGGcagccctctcctccctcttcccctctccccactctgcCCCCTCTCTGACTGTAGAAATTCCACTTCATCAGCACTTGAGTGGGTCCCAGGAAGATCTTCTCCATAAGGAAGTAAAactgccttcctgcctccccctgGAGCTTCTAAGGCTGCTGAGACTTCAGTGTGCCTGTAGTCCTTCCCTCACCTCCCACCCAGAAACCCTGGCCCCACCTACTCCAACCCCCCAGAAGGTTGTCAGCTGGATGCTTCCCACATCAGGTAGCCCAAACACCTGGTGCAGCATGGCCACCTCGACACCTGCTGTGGTTGGACCTATTATGTGCCGGTATCACATCCTGTTGTTCTCTGGGAATGGGAGTGTCCACAGATGTGCTCCTGGTCTGGACGGGATTTAGGTAGCAGGAGAGACTTGCCCAAGCAGGAATACATCTCCTTATAGCAGAAGCAAGCCCTTTTGTCTTGGGGTCATGTGCCattctcagggccagctctatcCTCGGAGGATCTTATAGGAGGGGCTCTCAAGCCTCATCGACAAATAAAAAGCACCCAGTGGTACCACTCCTGTCCAGGAAGTAGATGCTACGAAAGCAGAAAGAGCAAGCCAGAGATGTCTACCTTGTCGGGCCACTCATGATCAGACAGGAAAGGAGGGCAACGGTAGGAGGAGGCCTAGATCCACTTCTGTATGTATCTGGTCAGATATAACCTATATCAGGGAGGGCACATGGCTTTGTGGGTAGCGAGCAAACTGTGGTATTTACATGGCCAAAATCATATTACTCCTCATCTCTTCTGCCAATGGCCCTGCTCAGTGAATATGGAACACATGTGAGCACAGCCGGCTCAGGGAAGacaagggaagagacaggaagtctAGTTGAGCCATGCAGAGCCCACCACAACCGTCTCTTACCTCCATAGTCAttccactcccaccccacccctttagGTTGTCTATTTCCATCTGACCCTTCTTTTAAGGCCTGTTGAGTTTGACTCTGCTATGAAGCCACCTCTGACCCTATCCTTTTGGGAGGTGTTCTCTAGATCTTCTCCTGAAGGAACCTCTCAACACCATGAGATAGGTGCCCATGCTGCCCTTCACAGCTATGTCTTCCTCCCTCAAGACTGTAGTCTTGACCAACACTCTTCAGAGAGCTGACCCAGGCCAGCCCACAGTGGTTGCTGAGAGTCCATCTGCTAGTGGCCCGTGACAGAAGAGCATAGGGTGGGCCACATAGGGTGGCCTGGAGGAAAGACCtcctcttcccacatcagttcccCATGTATGAGGTACAGGGACTAAATGAACAATCTCCAAGGGTTCTATTAGCACTGAACCCCACCAAACAATAATTAGGAGGCATGTGTCCCTCAGCCAGCCACCCCAATGTCCTGCACTCAGGCTCAATACAATACCCCGCCTGGAGCAAACCACCTTGTCTCTAGGTGGCCTCCAAATGAAGAGAGCCAAGATTTCTAGTCTTTGGCAACATGGCCCTGCTTTGCCTGCAAAGCCAGACACTCGCCTGGCAAAGAGGAGCAGGAAAACCCCACTCGGCAAAGAGGCCTTTGAATAGTCCATAGGAAGGCTGGAGAGTAAGTCTAGGAGACAAGAGAGGAAAAATGTCACAGggcaggtcagcctggtcagGACTTCTGCTAACTCCTGGCCACCTCTTTTTCCACTGGCCAATGGCTCTTCCAGGTTGTTGCCATCATTCAAGTGACCTTTAGAATGTCACAAAAAGAGAGCCCAATTTCGGTTTGATGGCTTGAACTTTAAATCTCATGGCCCAATTGTCAAAGAGAGCAGGAAAGCACATTCTCATGCATTCACATCCTCCAGGAGGAAGGCTCTACAAGAGGTGGGCAGCCAAAACCCTGACGGACGTCAATTGCAATGATTCTGGGCAAATCTAGAAAACCGGCCATTTTGAGTTCAACGGTGGGTCCCCAAAGCCTCAGAATGTAATCTTAGCTGGGAGCAAGAGTTCTGGAATATGTAATCAAAGCCAGCATCTGAAGTCATCCTGGATGAAGTCCTGCCCTGAGTCCAGCAATTCTCCTTGAGAAGACACAGAGACAcggacaaagacacagagacacgaacaaagacacagagacacggacaaagacacagagacacggacaaagacacagagacacggacaaagacacagagacacgaACAAAGACACGCTGAGGATAGGAGGCAGAGCTGACTAGTCCCAGTTACAGATTAGTGAGACAAGGACATCCAGGAGCCACAAGTAGGTAAAAAGGAGACACACAACATATCCATTCGGCCCTTCAGAAAGGGCCGAGGACCCTAGCATCTTGGTTTTGAACTTTTGGTCTTCTGAGCCTTAGGAGAACAACCTTCTGTAGATTTAACACACCCACTTTGTGGTAATTTCCATGGAagcccaaagaaacaaacacagggcTCAGGAGTGTGACAAGGTCAGGCTGGTGCTGgtccaccagaagagggcacgttGCTTGTGGGACTCCCAATAGCCCTTCGGTTCCTGAGATGCCCCCAGGATCTGTCAACAATTATTCTTTCTCCCATAATCTGATTACAGCCACTTCCTATCTTCTCACAAAATTCCTCAAACCCTCATCTTTAACTGTGTCCAAGCTTTCTGCATTGGTTGCATCTCCATTGGCTGCTGCAGAGAAAAGGAGCCACGGGCAAGGCCTAGACAGTCAGCAAAGACTTCTTTGCTGTCTTCTCCAAGGTGCTCCCAGGCAGAGTCCCTTGAGGGACAGCAGTCCAGGAACACACAGCCCTGAGGCCACTGAGAAGGAGGAACTTCAGAgtgctacttttgtttttaacacCTGATCCCACAATCCAGGTTGTTCCTTGATGACTATTTCTTCATAAGCGCAGTTGAGAGGCTGCCTGGTCCTCTACTGCTCTCTGGCAAACAGTCAACTTGACCTGTAGAACGCGACCCTCTGTTGGAATAGGCAAGTTTATAGGCAAGTGGGCAGAATGGGTGGGCATGGAATTCTTCTGTTTGCTTGCTGCTCTCTGTGGGACAGCGCTCTCCTGCCCAGAAGCTATGTCCCTTAGCCAGCTGGTACTGGTGTGAGCACTAGAGGCTGGCACCATTCCAAAACATAAGGCACGAGGATTCTTGGAAATGGAAAGAACAAGGTtcgaggagaagaagggaggcaCACCCCTGTCACTTAGTGGGTCTttaaaggggaagaagggtgcgcggcggggggggggggggatgccaacaaggtcctggctagcctgggaaCTCACTGGACTTTTAGGTTTTCCTCCCCTCTTGCTCTTTCCTTCACTAACCTTGGCGGAGCAGGGACACCTAACCCTCCCTGAGCCTTGTGGCTCTTTGCTGGTCCTCTCTCCCATCTGTTTGGACATGGTTAGTCGTTCGGAGGTCGCTGCTCACCGCAACCCTAAAGGTTTAAAAAGCACACTGACCAGGGACCTACTAATATGGTCTAACATCATCATCCAGCGCTACACTTCGGTCACTTCATCTAAATAAGAGTGTGATATTCCGTGGCTGGGAGAGAAGAAACCACTCGCTCAAACTCACGCGAGCCCTCAACAGCAGAAGGGTGCGAACCCAGACTCCAACCTCGGCTTCAGCTCTCCAACACCCGCTGCGCAGCTCACACTTTCTGCCAGGACCCCgcctccccatcccaccctggCTACCAGCGCCTGCGCTGCCCTGGAAGGAGCGTGCCTCGGCTGGCCGCTAATCGCCCCTGGCTCCCGCCCCCGCCCGGGTTTCGCTGCCAGAGACGCCCTGGCCCCCCCCTCGCTAGATCTGGCTCTTGGAGCCGGCAGGGCCACCGATTGGCCGGCAGTAATTACGGGCACGCTCCAGGAGGGGGGCTGGGCGGGGGCGGCCTCCAGCGAGCATAAATTATGCAAATAGCCGGCGCCGCACGGGGCTGACCTGCTGCCTCTCTCCAGTCACCCGCGCCGCCTCCGGGGCGGAGGTGGCCAAGGAGGGGGGCGCCCATTGTTGCGCGCCTTACTTAAGGGGTCCTGAGGCCGGTCGTGTGCCACACTCGGTGCTCACACGAGCTGATCTGATCGCCGGCGACATCACTCGGGAGACCAGCTGGGCGCGTGGCCCCTGCAGGCGAGGCTAGGAGGCCAAGCCCATTTCCCCTGGAGTCCCTGCTCTCTTCCCTGGCCCTCACGCCTGCTTCAGGCACAGACTAGCCCCGGGTCGTACCGAACGTGAGTGCGCCTCGACGGCCGTGCCCTCAgcccacactcaagccctctacACTTCCTCCTGTCTAGACTTCTGTAGGTCCTTCTTGCAACGATGCCTGCCCCATTGGAGACCTGCCTCTCCGACATCGACTGcgccagcagcaacagcagcagcgaCCTGTCCAGCTTCCTCACCGACGAAGAGGACTGTACCAGGCTCCAGTCCCTACCCGCCACCTCGGGTCTGTCCGTGCCAACCCGCAGGAGCGCGCCCACCATCTCGAATGTTCCTGGCGCGCCTGATGAGGAGCAGGAACGGCGTCGCCGGCGTGGTCGTGCGCGGGTGCGGTCTGAGGCGCTGCTGCACTCCCTGCGAAGGAGCCGTCGGGTTAAGGCCAACGATCGCGAGCGCAACCGCATGCACAACCTCAACGCTGCTCTGGACGCCCTGCGCAGCGTGCTGCCCTCGTTCCCCGACGACACCAAGCTCACTAAGATTGAGACGCTGCGCTTCGCCTACAACTACATCTGGGCCCTGGCTGAGACACTGCGCCTGGCAGATCAAGGGCTCCCCGGGGGTGGTGCCAGGGAGCGCCTCCTTCCTCCACAGTGTGCCCCCTGTCTGCCTGGGCCCCCGAGCCCCGCTAGCGACGCAGAGTCCTGGGGCTCCGGAGCTGCTGCCTCCCCCTGCGCCACAGTAGCGTCGCCACTCTCTGATCCCAGTAGTCCCTCAGCCTCAGAAGACTTCACCTATGGCCCCGGCgaccctcttttctccttcccggGCCTGCCCAAAGACCTCCTCCTCACGACGCCCTGTTTCATCCCGTACCACTAGGCCTGTGTGGGCAACACTATTGCCTTCTTCCACCCCCAGTCAATGAGCAATAGATGGGGACCAGTTGAGACCTCGGGTACCACCCTCGGCCCCCCCAGGTGGATACTGGGAACTTTAAAGGGGTGGGGGATACCTGACTACTTGTTAGGTCGCTGCACCCTTGCGGAGGAGGCCCCTTggtctccagcccccagcatcgGCCCCTCCTGCCCGCCCTCAGAAGGCCTTTCGTTTTGCACTTTCTGAACTCCACAAAACCTCCTTTGTGACTGGCTCAGAGCTGACCCCAGCCACCACTTCAGTGTGATTTGGAAAAGGGACAGATGAGCCCCTGAAGACGAGGTGAAAAGTCAATTTTACAATTTGTAGAACTCTAATGAAGAAAAACGAGCATGAAAATTCGGTTTGAGCCGGCTGACAATACAATGAAAAGGCTTAAAAAGGAGACACAAGGAGTGGGCTTCATGCATTATGGATCCCGACCCCCACCACTGTGGGCTTGCTCCGAGAAGAACCTGAGCGCTTGCATAGCTATTCAGGGATCGGGCTGGAGGGTACTTTAATTTATTCAGGATGCTTCATtcatatgaaaatgtatttttgtacATAAAGAGTTTATTCTATTATTATGCGCTATCAAAGTTTACATTTTGTACTGCAGATGCttcatgtaaataaaaaataagaaaacaataggTCACCAGCTTCTTTGCCTAATATTCGTGTCTCTGGGgcttttcccccctccccttggCGCCTCCACCTGTAAAGTGAAACATTATCCCACCGTCTCCAGACCCTCCAATCCTAttcaaaaacaactttaaaataaaaacgcACCTGACTTGCACCAAGCCCGAGACAGATTAGGGCGTTTATGAGCCATCTTTTCTTTTCACCTTTGTAAACAAGGCCGATCTTTCAGGCACCCCGTAAGCCAATTAAGACTTTTTAGTGGGGAATTAGCCCCGGATCTGCAGCTACCTGTAGAGGTAGGGGCCTAGGGAGTCTTTTGAGGAACTCCACATCAGCTGGCTCTGTCTCTCAAAAGGAGGGGATTAAAAAGATCAATACAGTGTGACCACTGGCTAGGAAGTCCCAGtgacaggtgggcctgggctggcCGAGCAGAAAGGGTGTATTCCTGGAGCAGCCCATTTAGAACGGGAGATTGATTTGTAAACCATGCCTTTAAAGCATTGTCTGCTGAAGCTGAGGTCACCCTAGCTGTGAGCAGTGGGATGAATTGGGCTGCTGCAAAGTCCCTGAGTGGGGTCTACAGCTGCCCTAAAATGGTGGGCTAGGGTGCCGGTAGCCCACCACACACTGGCATTTATACTCTCTGCCCCTCCAAGTGTGGGGGAGGGACTCCCACAGAGAAGGGCTTTTGGTCAGTCAGTCTCCCGGGGGCCATCGTCAGGGCTTTCGTTTGTTGCCAGAGAAATCCTACTAGGGAATTTTCTGGCTACCCTGTTGGTCTGTAGTCTGACAATCAGCTAGCAGCCCTGACTGGCCAGAAGCAACTTTTGCTTTAAATTTCAGAAGGGGGGTAATTGCAAGAAGCTCCTTCCTGTAGTGCCGTCACTTCCTGTAACCTCATCTCCCATGTTGCCCCACAGTAGGACAACATCCCACTACCCCACACGCTGGGCAGCCCCTTTTGATGAATGTAGttatgtggggtgggggtgggggcttgtAGAACTCTGTCTAAGAAAAAGCCTCTGATGAAAGTCTTCCCTCCTCCTGCATTGGTTGTCCTGGTGGCTTGGGTCCACAAATTCATATGCCGAGTCAGCATGCTAAGCCCTGCCACAGGCAAGATGCCCTGTGTCAGATAAGAAGGCTACCTTCCAGAAGGTTTGGAAAATTGGATACCTTCTCTAAATGCCCCACAGCAGGGAAAGATACTCTAAGACATCTGAGAAATTGTGAAG from Microtus pennsylvanicus isolate mMicPen1 chromosome 4, mMicPen1.hap1, whole genome shotgun sequence includes these protein-coding regions:
- the Neurog1 gene encoding neurogenin-1; its protein translation is MPAPLETCLSDIDCASSNSSSDLSSFLTDEEDCTRLQSLPATSGLSVPTRRSAPTISNVPGAPDEEQERRRRRGRARVRSEALLHSLRRSRRVKANDRERNRMHNLNAALDALRSVLPSFPDDTKLTKIETLRFAYNYIWALAETLRLADQGLPGGGARERLLPPQCAPCLPGPPSPASDAESWGSGAAASPCATVASPLSDPSSPSASEDFTYGPGDPLFSFPGLPKDLLLTTPCFIPYH